The genomic window TTGCCGATGCCGCCGAGGTCGATCCGGGCGCCTCCCAGGTTGATCAACCGGAGTACAGGAACCGCGCGGGGCTGCCAGCCACGGCCGGGGCCGTGGGCAACCGGATCCGGAGCCGGCGGGCACACCCCGGAACCGGTTTGCTCGGCGAGCAGAAGGTGGAAAGACCTGTCGTAGCCGAGCTCGACCAGCCGGTCGTAGATGCGCGGGTCGAACAATCCTCCCGTGCGCCTGTGCGCGGCCATGGCCTCGACAACGACGGAGTAGAGCGGCTCGGGAACCCGATGCCAGCGCCAGGGATCGCGGTTGGCTCGCATCAAGGCGCTGGTTTCGTCGAAGCGGCTGCAGTGGCGTTCGACGGCCCGGAACTCGTCGAACGCCCGCCCGATCGCCACCTCGATTCTCGGGCCGGCTGCCGAGTCCCCGATCGGCCCCAGGACCTGAGCGGTGACGACCGACGCCATCGCCTTGGTGCTGCGACGAATCTCGCGCCGGCGTCCACTCACGCCCTTCGCGTGGACCTCGCTCGGCGAAAGAGCGGCGGTGCGCCGGTAAAGGTCCAGATCAAGGGACTGCATGCGAGGCGCCCGTCGTGGCGTTGGTCGCAGGAGCCGGCGCCGGGGCCAGCACCGGGAGTGCGGGCAACGGGGCGAGCGGAGCCGCGGAAGCTGAACCGCCCGAGCCCGAGACGGGGGTCCCGCCGGCAGCTGCGGATGCGGACGCGTGCGCTTGCGCAACGATCTGCGCCAGGCGACCCTGGAGGGACTGAAGGGCCGCCTCCTCCGCCTGAAGCTGCTTCTGCACGGCGGACAGCTGGGCGGGATTCGTCGTAGGGGTCGGCCGCGCGACGGCGGTGGCGACGGTCTTGACTCCCGGCTGGCCGGCTACCCACGCGATCAGGCCGCCTGTGCCTGCGAGAGTCGTGGTTCCCACCACCAGCCCGGGGACCACGCGGCGCAGCTTCAGCCCCACGGCTTTCCGGCGGCCCGCAGCGAGCCGGTGCGCTGATGCGGCGTCCAGGGGCTCCTTCCATGTGGAGAAGGTGTCCATCAGGAGTCCCGGCTACCGCCGTCACCACCGGACGTCGGGCTCTGGGGCTGGTTCGCGGCTGCCTGCTGCGCGGCGCGGAACTGCTGCTCCTCCGACGCCAGCTGCTTGGCCTCGGTTTCGAGGTTGGCCTGGTAGGCCGCGAGGGAGTTCCGTTCCTGGGCGATCTCCGAGGATTCGGAGTCCAATTGCTGCTTTTCCGCGGCGAGCTGCGACGGCGACGCGCCGGGCGAATACCCGTTGATCTGCGCCTCGAGAGCGTTGATCGTCTTCTGCAGGTTCTGTGCCTCCGCCGTCAGCTGGGCCAGCGAGTCCTCTCCGCCCGCCGCCGAGGAGCTTGTGGAAGCGCTCAGCGTTGCTGTCGCGGGCCGCGAGCCCGACGGTGCCGAAGCCAGCGCCGTCACCGCTCCGACGGCGCTTCCGCCGGCGGCCAGACACCACAACCATCTCTTCAGGGAACTCACGTCGGCTACCTCCCACGGTTCACTTTCGGACGGCAGGAGTATCGGTGTGTTCCCCTAACTCCTCGATGAAGCTGGGATGAGAGTCCTCTCACAAATGAATGGCAGGTCGTTTTCGGTCGCCCCGCGGTCCCCCCTTTTCGTCCATTGGACTACCGGCCGCGCCTCGCGGGCTACCGTCGGCGGGTCCATGCCCGAGGACCTGAAACCCGTCCCGTTCACCCGCAACGAGCGCGTCACGGCCGCCGTAGCGGCAACTCTGTTCGCAGCAGCGGCGATCGTCACGGCCGCGGGCGCAGGGTCGGTAGCACGGTTCGTCACGGCGGGCTTGGCTCTCGCGGCGCTAGCGGCCGTGATCGGGCAGGCGATCGAGCATGTCGGGGAGCGCCTGGGCGCCGGCGCTACAGGGTTGCTCCAGTCGACGCTGGGGAACCTTCCCGAGTTCTTCGTCTCGCTGTTCGCTCTCGACCACGGCTTGATCGGGGTGGTGCAGGCGGCGCTCGTGGGTTCGGTGCTCGGCAACGCGGTGCTGGTGCTGGGCTGCGCTTTCGTGGCGGGAGGCGCGCGGCACGGGACCCAGAAGTTCGACCCGGAGCAGCCGCGGCTGTACTCGTCGTTGCTCTTGCTGGTCGTCGCCGCGCTGCTGGTACCGACGCTCGCCAGCAAGCTGCATACGCCGGCGGCGGCGCACGCAGGGACTCTCTCGGACATCTGCGCGGTCGTGCTGCTTGCGGTCTACCTGCTCAGCATCCCTTTCTGGTTGCGGAGCACCTCCGGGGATCCCGGTGGCGAACGCGGTACATCTGCAGGAGAGGATCGGGGTTCGTGGCCGATTGGCATGTCGGTCGTGGTCCTTGCGCTCGCGAGCGCCGGCGCGGCGGTTGCCTCCGACTGGTTCGTGGAGCCGCTCAAGGCGGCCACCGCGAGCATGGGGATATCGGAGGCGTTCACGGGACTCGTCATCGTCGCCATCGCATCGAACGCGGTGGAGCACGCTGTCGGCGTGCGGTTCGCGTTGAAGGCCAAGCCGGAGTACGCGATCAGCACCATATTGAGCAGTCCCCTGCAGGTGGCCCTTCTGCTGGTCCCCATCCTCGTGCTGGTGAGCCCCGCGTTGGGCTCGGCCCATCTGACGCTGGTCTTTCCTCCCATGCTGGTGGCGGCGCTCGGCATCTCGGCCCTGGTGGTGGCCGTGGTCGTGTACGACGGGGAGTACACCTGGATCGAAGGTGTCGCGCTGGTGGGCTTGTACGGCATCATCGCGGCGTCGTTCTGGTGGGGATGACCTAAAGGCCGCGATGGGTACGGTGTAGCACCGTGCAACCCCCCGTCTCGCCAGGTGATCCATTCCCCCTCGGGGCTACCTTCGACGGGCTCGGCACCAACTTCTCGGTGTTCTCCGCGGTAGCCGAGTCGGTGGAGCTGTGCCTCTTCGAAGACGGCGACGAGGTCTGCTACGTGCTTCCCGAGATCGACGCCTACTGCTGGCATGGCTATGTCGAGGGAATCGAGCCCGGGGTCCGTTACGGGTTCCGGGTCCAGGGTCCCTACGACCCGAAGCAGGGGCTTCGCTGCAACCCGAACAAGCTGCTGCTCGACCCGTACGCCAAAGCGGTCGACGGAAAGGTGAAATGGGGGCAGCCGGTCTACCCCTACAAACTCGGCGGAGACGATCTGACGATGGACACGACGGACTCCGCGCCCGACATGCCCAAAGCGTTCGTCGTCGACCCCGCCTTCGACTGGGGGTTGGACCGTCACCCGAGGACCAGCTGGCCTGACTCGGTGATCTACGAGACCCACGTGAAGGGCCTCACCCTCACCCACCCCGAGATCCCAGAGCACATCCGCGGCACTTACGCCGCAGTGGCACACCCCGTCATGATCGAGCACTTCGTCAAGCTCGGCGTGACCGCGGTCGAGTTGATGCCGGTTCACCAGTTCGTCAACGACGACCGCCTCGTCGACATGGGCCTCTCCAACTATTGGGGCTACAACTCGATCGCCTATCTCGCCCCGCACAACGCCTACGCGTCGCGCGCCGGCCACCGTGTGGTCACCGAGTTCAAGGCGATGGTCAAAGCCCTGCACGCCGCGGGGATCGAGGTGATCCTCGACGTGGTCTACAACCACACCGCCGAAGGAAACCACCTCGGCCCGATGCTCGCGTTCCGGGGTCTCGACAACGCCAGCTACTACCGCCTCGTCGACGGCGATCCCCGCCATTACAGCGACTCGACCGGCACCGGCAACACGCTCAACGTCCGCAACCCTCACGTCCTGCAGCTGCTGATGGACTCGCTGCGCTACTGGGTCCTGGACATGCACGTAGACGGCTTCCGCTTCGACCTCGCGGCCACGCTTGCCCGCCAGTTCCACGAGGTCGACCGGTTGTCGGCCTTCTTCGATCTCATCCAGCAGGACCCCGTCATCAGTCAGGTGAAGCTGATCGCGGAGCCCTGGGACGTCGGCGACGGCGGCTACCAGGTCGGCAATTTCCCGCCTCTGTGGTCGGAGTGGAACGGCAAGTACCGCGACTCCGTTCGCGATTACTGGCGCCAGAGCGGTGCGAACATCGGCGAGCTAGCGGAGCGCCTGACGGGCAGCTCCGACCTGTACGAGGCGACCGGGCGCCGTCCGTTCGCGAGCATCAACTTCGTCACATGCCACGACGGGTTCACGCTGCGAGACCTCGTCTCATACAACGACAAGCACAACGAGGCCAACGGCGAGGACGGCCGCGACGGCACAGACGACAACCGGTCCTGGAACTGCGGGGAGGAGGGACCCACTGATGACCCGGTGGTCGGGGCCCTGCGCCTCCGACAGTGCCGCAGCTTTCTCGCAACCCTTTTGCTGAGCCAAGGTGTCCCGATGCTTCTCGGCGGCGACGAACTCGGACGGACCCAGCGGGGCAACAACAACGCCTATTGCCAGGACAACGAGATCTCCTGGTACGACTGGTCGAACGTCGACCAGGAGCTGCTCGACTGGACCCGGGCGTTGATAGCCCTTCGCCGCCAGCACCCCGTGTTCCGCCGTCGGCGGTTCTTCCAGGGCCGCCCCGTGCGCGGGCGCCGGCCCGACGACAAGCTCCCCGACATCGGCTGGTTCCGCCCCGATGGACAGGAGATGACCGATCAGGACTGGGAGGTCGGTTACGCCAAGTCCCTCGGCGTCTTCCTCAACGGCGGGGCCATTCCCGATCCGGACCCTCATGGCCGGCCGATCGTCGACGACTCCTTCTTCTTGATCTTCAACTCCTGGGAGAACGAGCTCGACTTCAACCTGCCCGAGGCGCGGTGGGCGGCCCAGTGGGAAGTCGTGCTCGACACCGCCGGCCCACCCCCGAGATCCACAGACCAGCCGCCGGCGCGCAGGCCGGCCGGCGGGGTGGTGCGCGTGACCGGGCACCGTCTCGTGGCGCTGAAAGCAGTCCCTACCCTTACGGACAAAATTTCGCCACCCGGAGTGGCGACGCCTTAGACCCTCGGTACGATCTCGCGTCGAGGGAGGTAACCGAAGTGGCAGAAGAGGTTCCCACTTCATACGCGAGAGCGGTTGGGGAGCGGCTGCGGAATCTTCGGCGGCAGCAGAGGTTGTCGTTGCTCGCGGTGGAGGAGGCGTCGGGACGTGAGTTCAAGGCGTCCGTGCTCGGGGCATACGAGCGCGGTGAACGGATCATCTCGGTCCTCCGGTTGCAGCGCCTCGCCCAACTCTACGGCGTTCCGGTCGACCAGCTCCTCCCCCGTGCTCCCGCCGGCGGAGCGCTCGCGGGCGCCAACGGGTCGGCGGCTCAAAACGGCTCGGGGGCGGCGGACACCCCGCTCACGATCGACCTGGTCCGCCTCGGCGGGCTAGACGCCCCGGAGAAGGACATCCTCCGCCGCTATATCTCCATGATCCAGATTCAGCGCGGCGACTTCAACGGTCGGGTCATCACGATCCGCCTGGAGGATCTCCGCGCGCTCGCCCGGGTTTTCGAGCTCGACGAGCCGGGCATGCGCACGCGCCTTCGGGAGCTGCAACTCCTGGGCTAGCCGTACGATGCTCACGTGAACGACGGGCTCTACTTCCGCCAACTCCTCTCGGGACGTGACTTCGCCGCCGGCGACCAGGTCGCGACCCAGATGGTCAACTTCTCTTACCTGGTCGGCGACCGCGAGAGCGGCGAGGCGCTGCTGGTGGACCCGGCGTATGGGGTGGAGGAACTGCTCGACGCGGCGGCGGCCGACGGGATGCGCGTGACCGGGGTGCTCGTCACGCACCACCACCCAGACCACGTCGGCGGGACGATGATGGGATACACAATCGAGGGTCTGGCGAAGCTGCTCGAAATCCAGGCGGTGCCGGTCCACGCAAACCGCCACGAGGCGGGCCTGGTCGCGAAGGTCACCGGGCTGCAGCTGACCGACGTCATCGCTCACGACAGCGGCGACAAGGTCTGCGCCGGCAAGGTCGAGGTCGAGCTGCTGCACACGCCGGGACACACCCCTGGGAGCCAGTGCTTCCTCGTCGACGGGAGGCTGGTCGCCGGCGACACCCTGTTCCTCGAGGGCTGTGGGCGGACCGACCTGCCCGGAAGCGACGCCGGCGCAATGTACGAGAGCCTTCAGAAGCTGGCTTCACTGCCGCCGTCGACGGTGGTCTACCCGGGCCACCGCTACTCGGTGGCGTCCACCGCGACGATGGAGGCGGTCAAGGAAATGAACATGGTCTTCAAGCCGCCCACCAGGCAGGCGTGGCTGGCCGCTTTCGCCGGCGCCTAGCGGAATAGTTGCGGTAGCAATCATGTTGGACCATCGCGACGCAAGGAGGTCCGCATGCCCGCAGTAACCGTCGAAAACCTACTCTCCCTACCGAAGGTCCCCGCCCCCGCCGGGCACCCGAGGCCGGTCGTGTCCGTCACCACGGCGCCGGCGGGGTTCGAGGGCGAGGGGTTCCCCGTCCGCAGGGCATTCGCCGGCGTGCCGCTGGGCGCGCTCGACCCGTTCGTGCACATGGACCAGATGGGCGAGGTCGACTACGGGCCGGGCGAGCCGAAGGGGACGGCGTGGCACCCCCACCGCGGGTTCGAGACCGTCACCTACATGATCGACGGCATCTTCGAGCATCAGGACTCCACCGGTGGTGGCGGCGTCATCACCAACGGGGACACGCAGTGGATGACCGCCGGATCCGGCATCCTCCACATCGAACGGCCCCCAGAATCCCTCGTCATGAGCGGCGGGCTATTCCACGGCATCCAGCTGTGGGTCAACCTTCCCTCGACGGACAAGTGGGTGGACCCCCGCTACCAGGACATCGGCCGCGACCATGTGACCCTGCTCTCCTCGCAGGACGGCGGGACGCTGGTGCGGGTCATCGCCGGCGGGATCGGCGAGCACGCCGGCCCGGGGGCGACGCACACGCCGATCACGATGGTCCACGCGACCGTCGCCGCCGGCGCCCGGCTGGACCTGCCGTGGGACCCCGCGTCCAACGCGCTCGTGTACGTGCTGGCGGGCAACGGCACCGTCGGGTCGGGCCAGCGACCGATCGAGTCCGGCCAGCTGGCGGTCCTCGGCGCCGGCGGCAGCATCGTCCTGAGCGGCGGGAACCGCCAGGATTCCCGGTCGGAGAGCTTCGAGGTGCTGATCCTGGGGGGCCGCCCGATCGGCGAGCCGGTGGCCCAGTACGGGCCGTTCGTGATGAACACCCGGGAGGAGCTGGTGCAGGCGTTCGAGGACTTCCAGAAGGGCCGCATGGGGGCCATCCCGGCCCAGCGGTCGAGCTGACGCGGCCCATCACTGGGCAGAATCGGAAAAAGAGGGCACACTGGTGCACGTGAACGCCCCAGCTCGCGGAACACGGATGTCGTTGTCGGAGCTGGTTCAACGCAGCGGTGTGCCCGCCAGCACCATCCACCACTACCGGCGGGCTGGGATGATCCCGCCCCCGGTACGCGAGGCGGCGAACCGTTTCGCGTACGACTCGCGCCATCTCGAGGCTCTTCTCCAGATCCGCTCGCACAGCTCGGACCCGGACTGCCGGGAACGGATCGTCGACGCTGCCATTCACGCCTTCCGGACACGCAGCTACAACGAGGTGACCGTCAGCGACATAGCGGAGGCGTCACACCTGGCGAAGGGCAGCGTCTACCGCTATTTCGAGTCGAAAGAGGACTTGCTCACCGCGGCGATCGAGAAGCTCCTGGAGCAGACCGCCGAACGATTCGAAGCGACTGTGCAGTCTCTCGGGGGGGCCGAAGGCCTCACCTCCGACCCCGGGAAGGCGGCGCTGGTGTTCGGCCATCTGCTGGTCGACGTTCTGCCGATCCTCCTGGAGCTGGGAGCGCGGGCGGCCAAGGGGCACGAGCCGAGCGCGGATCTCGCCCGCAAGGTCTTGCGAACCCTCGCCGAGACCGGGGGGCGGCCT from Acidimicrobiales bacterium includes these protein-coding regions:
- a CDS encoding transcriptional regulator; translated protein: MAEEVPTSYARAVGERLRNLRRQQRLSLLAVEEASGREFKASVLGAYERGERIISVLRLQRLAQLYGVPVDQLLPRAPAGGALAGANGSAAQNGSGAADTPLTIDLVRLGGLDAPEKDILRRYISMIQIQRGDFNGRVITIRLEDLRALARVFELDEPGMRTRLRELQLLG
- a CDS encoding FAD:protein FMN transferase is translated as MQSLDLDLYRRTAALSPSEVHAKGVSGRRREIRRSTKAMASVVTAQVLGPIGDSAAGPRIEVAIGRAFDEFRAVERHCSRFDETSALMRANRDPWRWHRVPEPLYSVVVEAMAAHRRTGGLFDPRIYDRLVELGYDRSFHLLLAEQTGSGVCPPAPDPVAHGPGRGWQPRAVPVLRLINLGGARIDLGGIGKGMAIRKGAARIRPAAGDFLLDAGGDIYAAGAPMDAQGWRVGVESPSGSERPVAVLEVSDKAVATSSIRVRSWKRGERPVHHLIDPRTGEPGGDGLAAVTVVDADPVMAETAAKSLFISGRESIADRASALDLAALWVSADGVTGMSTAIEPFVIWTDA
- a CDS encoding TetR family transcriptional regulator, whose product is MNAPARGTRMSLSELVQRSGVPASTIHHYRRAGMIPPPVREAANRFAYDSRHLEALLQIRSHSSDPDCRERIVDAAIHAFRTRSYNEVTVSDIAEASHLAKGSVYRYFESKEDLLTAAIEKLLEQTAERFEATVQSLGGAEGLTSDPGKAALVFGHLLVDVLPILLELGARAAKGHEPSADLARKVLRTLAETGGRPFVNDGDQESAISAGLGVIERAFATVLSWAVGPDWPPDNGLAT
- a CDS encoding MBL fold metallo-hydrolase — its product is MNDGLYFRQLLSGRDFAAGDQVATQMVNFSYLVGDRESGEALLVDPAYGVEELLDAAAADGMRVTGVLVTHHHPDHVGGTMMGYTIEGLAKLLEIQAVPVHANRHEAGLVAKVTGLQLTDVIAHDSGDKVCAGKVEVELLHTPGHTPGSQCFLVDGRLVAGDTLFLEGCGRTDLPGSDAGAMYESLQKLASLPPSTVVYPGHRYSVASTATMEAVKEMNMVFKPPTRQAWLAAFAGA
- a CDS encoding pirin family protein — its product is MPAVTVENLLSLPKVPAPAGHPRPVVSVTTAPAGFEGEGFPVRRAFAGVPLGALDPFVHMDQMGEVDYGPGEPKGTAWHPHRGFETVTYMIDGIFEHQDSTGGGGVITNGDTQWMTAGSGILHIERPPESLVMSGGLFHGIQLWVNLPSTDKWVDPRYQDIGRDHVTLLSSQDGGTLVRVIAGGIGEHAGPGATHTPITMVHATVAAGARLDLPWDPASNALVYVLAGNGTVGSGQRPIESGQLAVLGAGGSIVLSGGNRQDSRSESFEVLILGGRPIGEPVAQYGPFVMNTREELVQAFEDFQKGRMGAIPAQRSS
- the glgX gene encoding glycogen debranching protein GlgX yields the protein MQPPVSPGDPFPLGATFDGLGTNFSVFSAVAESVELCLFEDGDEVCYVLPEIDAYCWHGYVEGIEPGVRYGFRVQGPYDPKQGLRCNPNKLLLDPYAKAVDGKVKWGQPVYPYKLGGDDLTMDTTDSAPDMPKAFVVDPAFDWGLDRHPRTSWPDSVIYETHVKGLTLTHPEIPEHIRGTYAAVAHPVMIEHFVKLGVTAVELMPVHQFVNDDRLVDMGLSNYWGYNSIAYLAPHNAYASRAGHRVVTEFKAMVKALHAAGIEVILDVVYNHTAEGNHLGPMLAFRGLDNASYYRLVDGDPRHYSDSTGTGNTLNVRNPHVLQLLMDSLRYWVLDMHVDGFRFDLAATLARQFHEVDRLSAFFDLIQQDPVISQVKLIAEPWDVGDGGYQVGNFPPLWSEWNGKYRDSVRDYWRQSGANIGELAERLTGSSDLYEATGRRPFASINFVTCHDGFTLRDLVSYNDKHNEANGEDGRDGTDDNRSWNCGEEGPTDDPVVGALRLRQCRSFLATLLLSQGVPMLLGGDELGRTQRGNNNAYCQDNEISWYDWSNVDQELLDWTRALIALRRQHPVFRRRRFFQGRPVRGRRPDDKLPDIGWFRPDGQEMTDQDWEVGYAKSLGVFLNGGAIPDPDPHGRPIVDDSFFLIFNSWENELDFNLPEARWAAQWEVVLDTAGPPPRSTDQPPARRPAGGVVRVTGHRLVALKAVPTLTDKISPPGVATP
- the cax gene encoding calcium/proton exchanger; translated protein: MPEDLKPVPFTRNERVTAAVAATLFAAAAIVTAAGAGSVARFVTAGLALAALAAVIGQAIEHVGERLGAGATGLLQSTLGNLPEFFVSLFALDHGLIGVVQAALVGSVLGNAVLVLGCAFVAGGARHGTQKFDPEQPRLYSSLLLLVVAALLVPTLASKLHTPAAAHAGTLSDICAVVLLAVYLLSIPFWLRSTSGDPGGERGTSAGEDRGSWPIGMSVVVLALASAGAAVASDWFVEPLKAATASMGISEAFTGLVIVAIASNAVEHAVGVRFALKAKPEYAISTILSSPLQVALLLVPILVLVSPALGSAHLTLVFPPMLVAALGISALVVAVVVYDGEYTWIEGVALVGLYGIIAASFWWG